Proteins encoded within one genomic window of Micromonospora halotolerans:
- a CDS encoding BTAD domain-containing putative transcriptional regulator: MQITILGPLAVDGRPVRGDRLATVIRVLVCARGRAVSTALLVDAVWDGTPPDDATGAVQALVSRVRRLGLPVVAGPGGYRLPLEGITVDAVEARALVERGRAALRTGDLPATRGSADQARALFPEVPELVTAEETRLFADVTALRAEAALAGAGPFDEADLRRLVARTPPDEPSAALLVRVLAAQGRDAEALEVIDGLRAELADRYGTDPSSVITQVHLALLRGELATPAVAAPPRQQARIALPAAWRRPVTALVGRERDVETVSEALTEAALVTIVATGGAGKTRLAAEVARRAAAAGQTVRVIELAGLRAPDEVLPTVLAALGGGDTSTTGGNLGLERRVLTPEERLRAAAPDLDGLVVLDNCEHVLDAVATVVADLVAVTSPEVTVLATSRAPLGLAGERVHRLTALPDADALGLLESRARAGGAVATWDTARALALCHRLDNLPLALELAAARLRHMPIGDVLAGLTDRFALLDDALRGLPDRHASLWAMVDWSRELLAPDDRALLQRVAVIPAPFTADLAAAVAQTPDVRRGLATLVEQSLLALVEGDGPPRYRMLETVREYGEARLGAAGDRDRAMAGLVGWAREQAVVLADRFIGPGQIEALARCAAEQDNLVAGLRWAVGLDDEPATIDIATALFHLWSVRGRHLEVTGWARGLLHVEDPDRRRASAILRGRAAGRPLPDADRLAWTCLLIGVNAGIGSELRLAVLARRALRTLLAERPAEVSARQTVLASAIPVFDASDLHGSMKGAAEMIAHPDPYVQGLGLFARAAIRENGGMPEASIADAEQAYRRFEIAGDHWGMAMAAGAVGQFFIPGGDPRSADWLARSVHHMELVGATQDARSIRVRLDVQRALAGDPEAERRLDETATAGQAEQVDVAQARLGLAHLAWQRQRYDDVLAHVDGVTRTLAGWAGPPPQPRVVLRVAAAVLHLRVAEARRASGDAADAHAAALLRLARDEALSSRDLPVIGALAVGGAELAAYRGDVGAARELSALGIRIGAHDMTFFPPGDGERLNAALGDEGQREPLLAAWRERPVAPTTARIRELMDDLLG, encoded by the coding sequence GTGCAGATCACGATCCTCGGCCCGCTCGCCGTCGACGGCCGGCCGGTCCGGGGTGACCGGCTCGCGACGGTGATCCGCGTGCTCGTCTGCGCGCGTGGGCGGGCGGTCTCCACCGCGCTGCTGGTGGACGCCGTGTGGGACGGCACGCCGCCCGACGACGCGACCGGCGCCGTCCAGGCGCTCGTGTCCCGGGTACGCCGGCTCGGGCTGCCGGTGGTCGCGGGTCCAGGGGGATACCGCCTGCCCCTGGAGGGGATCACCGTTGACGCCGTCGAGGCGCGGGCGCTCGTCGAGCGGGGACGTGCCGCACTCCGGACCGGTGACCTCCCGGCCACCCGCGGCTCGGCCGACCAGGCCCGGGCCCTGTTCCCCGAGGTCCCCGAGCTCGTCACCGCCGAGGAGACGCGCCTGTTCGCGGACGTCACCGCGCTCCGCGCGGAGGCGGCACTCGCCGGCGCGGGGCCGTTCGACGAGGCCGACCTGCGCCGGCTCGTCGCACGGACGCCCCCGGACGAGCCGTCGGCCGCCCTGCTCGTGCGCGTGCTCGCCGCCCAGGGCCGGGACGCCGAGGCGCTGGAGGTGATCGACGGGCTCCGTGCCGAACTGGCCGACCGGTACGGCACCGACCCGTCATCCGTCATCACACAGGTCCACCTGGCGCTGCTGCGCGGCGAACTCGCCACCCCGGCTGTCGCGGCGCCGCCCCGGCAGCAGGCGCGGATCGCCCTGCCCGCCGCCTGGCGCCGCCCGGTCACCGCCCTCGTCGGTCGGGAGCGGGACGTCGAGACGGTGAGCGAAGCGCTCACCGAGGCGGCACTCGTGACGATCGTGGCCACCGGCGGCGCCGGCAAGACCCGGCTGGCCGCCGAGGTGGCGCGCCGCGCAGCGGCGGCCGGGCAGACGGTCCGCGTGATCGAACTCGCCGGTCTGCGCGCACCCGACGAGGTGCTGCCCACGGTGCTCGCGGCGCTCGGCGGAGGGGACACCTCGACGACCGGAGGCAACCTGGGCCTCGAACGGAGGGTCCTCACCCCCGAGGAGCGGCTACGCGCCGCAGCGCCGGACCTCGACGGCCTCGTGGTGCTGGACAACTGCGAGCACGTTCTCGACGCGGTGGCCACCGTCGTCGCGGACCTGGTCGCGGTGACCTCGCCGGAGGTCACGGTGCTCGCGACGAGCCGGGCCCCGTTGGGCCTGGCCGGTGAGCGGGTCCACCGGTTGACGGCGTTGCCGGACGCCGACGCGCTCGGGCTGCTCGAATCCCGGGCGCGGGCCGGCGGCGCGGTGGCGACCTGGGACACCGCACGAGCGCTCGCGCTGTGTCACCGGCTCGACAACCTGCCGCTGGCGCTCGAACTCGCCGCCGCTCGACTGCGCCACATGCCGATCGGCGATGTACTGGCCGGGCTGACCGACCGGTTCGCACTCCTCGATGACGCGCTGCGGGGCCTGCCGGATCGGCACGCGAGCCTGTGGGCGATGGTCGACTGGAGTCGGGAACTGCTCGCACCCGACGACCGCGCGCTGCTCCAGCGGGTCGCGGTCATCCCCGCGCCGTTCACCGCGGACCTCGCCGCCGCGGTCGCGCAGACCCCCGACGTTCGGCGCGGCCTCGCGACGCTCGTCGAACAGTCCCTGCTGGCCCTTGTCGAGGGAGACGGCCCGCCCCGCTACCGGATGCTCGAGACCGTCCGCGAGTACGGCGAAGCCCGCCTCGGCGCGGCCGGCGACCGCGATCGGGCCATGGCGGGCCTGGTCGGTTGGGCCCGGGAGCAGGCCGTCGTGCTCGCCGACCGGTTCATCGGGCCCGGCCAGATCGAGGCGCTCGCCCGCTGCGCCGCCGAGCAGGACAACCTGGTCGCGGGCCTGCGCTGGGCGGTCGGGCTCGACGACGAACCGGCCACGATCGACATCGCCACCGCGTTGTTCCACCTCTGGTCCGTGCGCGGCCGGCACCTCGAGGTCACCGGCTGGGCGCGGGGTCTGCTGCACGTCGAGGACCCGGACCGACGGCGAGCATCGGCGATCCTGCGCGGCCGGGCCGCCGGCCGGCCGCTGCCCGACGCCGACCGGCTCGCCTGGACCTGCCTGCTGATCGGCGTCAACGCCGGCATCGGCAGTGAGCTCCGGCTCGCCGTGCTGGCCCGACGGGCGCTGCGGACGCTCCTCGCCGAGCGGCCCGCCGAGGTGTCGGCCCGGCAGACCGTGCTCGCGTCGGCGATCCCCGTGTTCGACGCGTCCGACCTGCACGGGAGCATGAAGGGCGCGGCCGAGATGATCGCGCACCCGGACCCGTACGTGCAGGGGCTCGGCCTGTTCGCCCGCGCCGCCATCCGGGAGAACGGCGGCATGCCGGAGGCGTCGATCGCCGACGCCGAGCAGGCGTACCGCCGGTTCGAGATCGCCGGTGACCACTGGGGCATGGCGATGGCCGCGGGCGCCGTCGGTCAGTTCTTCATCCCGGGCGGGGACCCTCGCTCGGCCGACTGGCTGGCGCGCAGCGTGCACCACATGGAGCTGGTCGGCGCGACGCAGGACGCCCGCTCGATCCGGGTGCGGCTGGACGTGCAACGTGCCCTGGCCGGCGACCCGGAAGCGGAGCGGCGGCTGGACGAGACGGCGACCGCGGGCCAGGCCGAGCAGGTGGACGTCGCGCAGGCGCGCCTCGGGCTGGCTCACCTCGCCTGGCAGCGCCAGCGCTACGACGACGTACTCGCCCACGTCGACGGGGTGACCCGGACCCTGGCCGGGTGGGCCGGGCCACCGCCGCAGCCGCGGGTCGTCCTCCGGGTCGCGGCGGCGGTCCTGCATCTGCGGGTGGCCGAGGCGCGGCGGGCGTCGGGCGACGCCGCCGACGCCCACGCGGCCGCGTTGCTGCGGCTCGCCCGCGACGAGGCGCTGTCCTCCAGGGACCTGCCGGTGATCGGGGCGTTGGCGGTGGGCGGCGCCGAACTGGCGGCGTACCGGGGTGACGTCGGAGCCGCCCGCGAACTGTCCGCGCTCGGGATCCGGATCGGCGCCCACGACATGACCTTCTTCCCACCCGGCGACGGCGAACGGCTCAACGCCGCCCTCGGTGACGAGGGGCAGCGTGAGCCGTTGCTGGCCGCGTGGCGTGAGCGGCCGGTCGCCCCGACCACCGCCCGGATCCGCGAGCTGATGGACGACCTGCTCGGCTGA
- a CDS encoding DUF6817 domain-containing protein has translation MIGAGGREPAPCDMLLCRVSERLAALGCGSDVQAAGLTHAVYGTDGFDLALLDRADRAVLRDLVGADAEELVYLCGACDRERSWRKLAQTGQVFDRFVGQVRTLDAAQLRSLTDLSIVNELDVIEHDPAVADRHSIYLRELFASWAPLASEQVIRDAQRVLRP, from the coding sequence ATGATCGGGGCCGGCGGCAGAGAGCCCGCTCCCTGTGACATGTTGCTCTGTCGAGTCAGCGAACGACTCGCCGCGCTCGGCTGCGGCAGTGACGTGCAAGCCGCCGGCCTCACCCACGCCGTCTACGGCACCGACGGGTTCGACCTCGCCCTGCTCGATCGGGCCGATCGTGCGGTGCTCCGGGATCTCGTTGGCGCCGACGCCGAGGAGCTCGTCTATCTGTGTGGCGCCTGCGACCGTGAACGCAGCTGGCGGAAGCTGGCACAGACCGGCCAGGTGTTCGACCGCTTCGTCGGTCAGGTGAGAACGCTGGACGCGGCTCAACTCCGGTCGCTCACGGACCTGAGCATCGTCAACGAACTGGACGTCATCGAGCACGATCCTGCGGTAGCGGACCGGCACAGCATCTACCTCCGGGAACTGTTCGCCTCCTGGGCCCCACTGGCCTCCGAGCAGGTCATCCGCGATGCGCAGCGGGTCTTGCGGCCGTGA